A single Pan troglodytes isolate AG18354 chromosome 19, NHGRI_mPanTro3-v2.0_pri, whole genome shotgun sequence DNA region contains:
- the MINK1 gene encoding misshapen-like kinase 1 isoform X7 — protein sequence MGDPAPARSLDDIDLSALRDPAGIFELVEVVGNGTYGQVYKGRHVKTGQLAAIKVMDVTEDEEEEIKQEINMLKKYSHHRNIATYYGAFIKKSPPGNDDQLWLVMEFCGAGSVTDLVKNTKGNALKEDCIAYICREILRGLAHLHAHKVIHRDIKGQNVLLTENAEVKLVDFGVSAQLDRTVGRRNTFIGTPYWMAPEVIACDENPDATYDYRSDIWSLGITAIEMAEGAPPLCDMHPMRALFLIPRNPPPRLKSKKWSKKFIDFIDTCLIKTYLSRPPTEQLLKFPFIRDQPTERQVRIQLKDHIDRSRKKRGEKEETEYEYSGSEEEDDSHGEEGEPSSIMNVPGESTLRREFLRLQQENKSNSEALKQQQQLQQQQQRDPEAHIKHLLHQRQRRIEEQKEERRRVEEQQRREREQRKLQEKEQQRRLEDMQALRREEERRQAEREQEYIRHRLEEEQRQLEILQQQLLQEQALLLEYKRKQLEEQRQSERLQRQLQQEHAYLKSLQQQQQQQQLQKQQQQQLLPGDRKPLYHYGRGMNPADKPAWAREVEERTRMNKQQNSPLAKSKPGSTGPEPPIPQASPGPPGPLSQTPPMQRPVEPQEGPHKSLQDQPTRNLAAFPASHDPDPAIPAPTATPSARGAVIRQNSDPTSEGPGPSPNPPAWVRPDNEAPPKVPQRTSSIATALNTSGAGGSRPAQAVRARPRSNSAWQIYLQRRAERGTPKPPGPPAQPPGPPNASSNPDLRRSDPGWERSDSVLPASHGHLPQAGSLERNRVGASSKLDSSPVLSPGNKAKPDDHRSRPGRPADFVLLKERTLDEAPRPPKKAMDYSSSSEEVESSEEDEEEGEGGPAEGSRDTPGGRSDGDTDSVSTMVVHDVEEITGTQPPYGGGTMVVQRTPEEERNLLHADSNGYTNLPDVVQPSHSPTENSKGQSPPSKDGSGDYQSRGLVKAPGKSSFTMFVDLGIYQPGGSGDSIPITALVGGEGTRLDQLQYDVRKGSVVNVNPTNTRAHSETPEIRKYKKRFNSEILCAALWGVNLLVGTENGLMLLDRSGQGKVYGLIGRRRFQQMDVLEGLNLLITISGKRNKLRVYYLSWLRNKILHNDPEVEKKQGWTTVGDMEGCGHYRVVKYERIKFLVIALKSSVEVYAWAPKPYHKFMAFKSFADLPHRPLLVDLTVEEGQRLKVIYGSSAGFHAVDVDSGNSYDIYIPVHIQSQITPHAIIFLPNTDGMEMLLCYEDEGVYVNTYGRIIKDVVLQWGEMPTSVAYICSNQIMGWGEKAIEIRSVETGHLDGVFMHKRAQRLKFLCERNDKVFFASVRSGGSSQVYFMTLNRNCIMNW from the exons GGTCGGCATGTCAAGACGGGGCAGCTGGCTGCCATCAAGGTCATGGATGTCACGGAG GACGAGGAGGAAGAGATCAAACAGGAGATCAACATGCTGAAAAAGTACTCTCACCACCGCAACATCGCCACCTACTACGGAGCCTTCATCAAGAAGAGCCCCCCAGGAAACGATGACCAGCTCTGG CTGGTGATGGAGTTCTGTGGTGCTGGTTCGGTGACTGACCTGGTAAAGAACACAAAAGGCAACGCCCTGAAGGAGGACTGTATCGCCTATATCTGCAGGGAGATCCTCAGG GGTCTGGCCCATCTCCATGCCCACAAGGTGATCCATCGAGACATCAAGGGGCAGAATGTGCTGCTGACAGAGAATGCTGAGGTCAAGCTAG TGGATTTTGGGGTGAGTGCTCAGCTGGACCGCACCGTGGGCAGACGGAACACTTTCATTGGGACTCCCTACTGGATGGCTCCAGAGGTCATCGCCTGTGATGAGAACCCTGATGCCACCTATGATTACAGG AGTGATATTTGGTCTCTAGGAATCACAGCCATCGAGATGGCAGAGGGAGCCCCCC CTCTGTGTGACATGCACCCCATGCGAGCCCTCTTCCTCATTCCTCGGAACCCTCCGCCCAGGCTCAAGTCCAAGAAGTG GTCTAAGAAGTTCATTGACTTCATTGACACATGTCTCATCAAGACTTACCTGAGCCGCCCACCCACGGAGCAGCTACTGAAGTTTCCCTTCATCCGGGACCAGCCCACGGAGCGGCAGGTCCGCATCCAGCTTAAGGACCACATTGACCGATCCCGGAAGAAGCGGGGTGAGAAAG AGGAGACAGAATATGAGTACAGCGGCAGCGAGGAGGAAGATGACAGCCATGGAGAGGAAGGAGAGCCAAG CTCCATCATGAACGTGCCTGGAGAGTCGACTCTACGCCGGGAGTTTCTCCGGCTCCAGCAGGAAAATAAGAGCAACTCAGAGGCtttaaaacagcagcagcagctgcagcagcagcagcagcgagaCCCCGAGGCACACATCAAACACCTGCTGCACCAGCGGCAGCGGCGCATAGAGGAGCAGAAGGAGGAGCGGCGCCGCGTGGAGGAG CAACAGCGGCGGGAGCGGGAGCAGCGGAAGCTGCAGGAGAAGGAGCAGCAGCGGCGGCTGGAGGACATGCAGGCTCTGCGGCGGGAGGAGGAGCGGCGGCAGGCGGAGCGCGAGCAG GAATATATTCGTCACAGGCTAGAGGAGGAGCAGCGACAGCTCGAGATCCTTCAGCAACAGCTGCTCCAGGAACAGGCCCTGCTGCTG GAATACAAGCGGAAGCAGCTGGAGGAGCAGCGGCAGTCAGAACGTCTCCAGAGGcagctgcagcaggagcatgCCTACCTCAAGTCcctgcagcagcagcaacagcagcagcagcttcagaaacagcagcagcagcagctcctgcCTGGGGACAGGAAGCCCCTGTACCATTATGGTCGGGGCATGAATCCCGCTGACAAACCAGCCTGGGCCCGAGAG GTAGAAGAGAGAACAAGGATGAACAAGCAGCAGAACTCTCCCTTGGCCAAGAGCAAGCCAGGCAGCACGGGGCCTGAGCCCCCCATCCCCCAGGCCTCCCCAGGGCCCCCAGGACCCCTTTCCCAGACTCCTCCTATGCAGAGGCCGGTGGAGCCCCAGGAGGGACCGCACAAG TCCCTGCAGGACCAGCCCACCCGAAACCTGGCTGCCTTCCCAGCCTCCCATGACCCCGACCCTGCCATCCCCGCACCCACTGCCACGCCCAGTGCCCGAGGAGCTGTTATCCGCCAGAATTCAGACCCCACCTCTGAAGGACCTGGCCCCAGCCCGAATCCCCCAGCCTGGGTCCGCCCAGATAACGAGGCCCCACCCAAG GTGCCTCAGAGAACCTCATCTATCGCCACTGCCCTTAACACCAGTGGGGCCGGAGGGTCCCGGCCAGCCCAGGCAGTCCGTGCCAG ACCTCGCAGCAACTCCGCCTGGCAAATCTATCTGCAAAGGCGGGCAGAGCGGGGCACCCCAAAGCCTCCAGGGCCCCCTGCTCAGCCCCCTGGCCCGCCCAACGCCTCTAG TAACCCCGACCTCAGGAGGAGCGACCCTGGCTGGGAACGCTCGGACAGCGTCCTTCCAGCCTCTCACGGGCACCTCCCCCAGGCTGGCTCACTGGAGCGGAACCGCGTGGGAG CCTCCTCCAAACTGGACAGCTCCCCTGTGCTCTCCCCTGGGAATAAAGCCAAGCCCGACGACCACCGCTCACGGCCAGGCCGGCCCGCA GACTTTGTGTTGCTGAAAGAGCGGACTCTGGACGaggcccctcggcctcccaagaaggCCATGGACTACTCGTCGTCCAGCGAGGAGGTGGAAAGCAgtgaggaggacgaggaggaagGCGAAGGCGGGCCAGCAGAGGGGAGCAGAGATACCCCTGGGGGCCG CAGCGATGGGGATACAGACAGCGTCAGCACCATGGTGGTCCACGACGTCGAGGAGATCACCGGGACCCAGCCCCCATACGGGGGCGGCACCATGGTGGTCCAGCGC ACCCCTGAAGAGGAGCGGAACCTGCTGCATGCTGACAGCAATGGGTACACAAACCTGCCTGACGTGGTCCAGCCCAGCCACTCACCCACCGAGAACAGCAAAGGCCAAAGCCCACCCTCGAAGGATGGGAGTGGTGAC TACCAGTCTCGTGGGCTGGTAAAGGCCCCTGGCAAGAGCTCGTTCACGATGTTTGTGGATCTAGGGATCTACCAGCCTGGAGGCAGTGGGGACAGCATCCCCATCACAG CCCTAGTGGGTGGAGAGGGCACTCGGCTCGACCAGCTGCAGTACGACGTGAGGAAGGGTTCTGTGGTCAACGTGAATCCCACCAACACCCGGGCCCACAGTGAGACCCCTGAGATCCGGAAGTACAAGAAGCGATTCAACTCCGAGATCCTCTGTGCAGCCCTTTGGG GGGTCAACCTGCTGGTGGGCACGGAGAACGGGCTGATGTTGCTGGACCGAAGTGGGCAGGGCAAGGTGTATGGACTCATTGGGCGGCGACGCTTCCAGCAGATGGATGTGCTGGAGGGGCTCAACCTGCTCATCACCATCTCAG GGAAAAGGAACAAACTGCGGGTGTATTACCTGTCCTGGCTCCGGAACAAGATTCTGCACAATGACCCAGAAGTGGAGAAGAAGCAGGGCTGGACCACCGTGGGGGACATGGAGGGCTGCGGGCACTACCGTGTCG TGAAATACGAGCGGATTAAGTTCCTGGTCATCGCCCTCAAGAGCTCCGTGGAGGTGTATGCCTGGGCCCCCAAACCCTACCACAAATTCATGGCCTTCAAG TCCTTTGCCGACCTCCCCCACCGCCCTCTGCTGGTCGACCTGACAGTAGAGGAGGGGCAGCGGCTCAAGGTCATCTATGGCTCCAGTGCTGGCTTCCATGCTGTGGATGTCGACTCGGGGAACAGCTATGACATCTACATCCCTGTGCAC ATCCAGAGCCAGATCACACCCCATGCCATCATCTTCCTCCCCAACACCGACGGCATGGAGATGCTGCTGTGCTACGAGGACGAGGGCGTCTACGTCAACACATACGGGCGCATCATTAAGGATGTGGTGCTGCAGTGGGGGGAGATGCCTACTTCTGTGG CCTACATCTGCTCCAACCAGATAATGGGCTGGGGTGAGAAAGCCATTGAGATCCGCTCTGTGGAGACGGGCCACCTCGACGGGGTCTTCATGCACAAACGAGCTCAGAGGCTCAAGTTCCTGTGTGAGCGGAATGACAAG GTGTTTTTTGCCTCAGTCCGCTCTGGGGGCAGCAGCCAAGTTTACTTCATGACTCTGAACCGTAACTGCATCATGAACTGGTGA
- the MINK1 gene encoding misshapen-like kinase 1 isoform X16 — protein sequence MGDPAPARSLDDIDLSALRDPAGIFELVEVVGNGTYGQVYKGRHVKTGQLAAIKVMDVTEDEEEEIKQEINMLKKYSHHRNIATYYGAFIKKSPPGNDDQLWLVMEFCGAGSVTDLVKNTKGNALKEDCIAYICREILRGLAHLHAHKVIHRDIKGQNVLLTENAEVKLVDFGVSAQLDRTVGRRNTFIGTPYWMAPEVIACDENPDATYDYRSDIWSLGITAIEMAEGAPPLCDMHPMRALFLIPRNPPPRLKSKKWSKKFIDFIDTCLIKTYLSRPPTEQLLKFPFIRDQPTERQVRIQLKDHIDRSRKKRGEKEETEYEYSGSEEEDDSHGEEGEPSSIMNVPGESTLRREFLRLQQENKSNSEALKQQQQLQQQQQRDPEAHIKHLLHQRQRRIEEQKEERRRVEEQQRREREQRKLQEKEQQRRLEDMQALRREEERRQAEREQEYIRHRLEEEQRQLEILQQQLLQEQALLLEYKRKQLEEQRQSERLQRQLQQEHAYLKSLQQQQQQQQLQKQQQQQLLPGDRKPLYHYGRGMNPADKPAWAREVEERTRMNKQQNSPLAKSKPGSTGPEPPIPQASPGPPGPLSQTPPMQRPVEPQEGPHKSLVAHRVPLKPYAAPVPRSQSLQDQPTRNLAAFPASHDPDPAIPAPTATPSARGAVIRQNSDPTSEGPGPSPNPPAWVRPDNEAPPKVPQRTSSIATALNTSGAGGSRPAQAVRASNPDLRRSDPGWERSDSVLPASHGHLPQAGSLERNRVGASSKLDSSPVLSPGNKAKPDDHRSRPGRPASYKRAIGEDFVLLKERTLDEAPRPPKKAMDYSSSSEEVESSEEDEEEGEGGPAEGSRDTPGGRDGDTDSVSTMVVHDVEEITGTQPPYGGGTMVVQRTPEEERNLLHADSNGYTNLPDVVQPSHSPTENSKGQSPPSKDGSGDYQSRGLVKAPGKSSFTMFVDLGIYQPGGSGDSIPITALVGGEGTRLDQLQYDVRKGSVVNVNPTNTRAHSETPEIRKYKKRFNSEILCAALWGVNLLVGTENGLMLLDRSGQGKVYGLIGRRRFQQMDVLEGLNLLITISGKRNKLRVYYLSWLRNKILHNDPEVEKKQGWTTVGDMEGCGHYRVVKYERIKFLVIALKSSVEVYAWAPKPYHKFMAFKSFADLPHRPLLVDLTVEEGQRLKVIYGSSAGFHAVDVDSGNSYDIYIPVHIQSQITPHAIIFLPNTDGMEMLLCYEDEGVYVNTYGRIIKDVVLQWGEMPTSVAYICSNQIMGWGEKAIEIRSVETGHLDGVFMHKRAQRLKFLCERNDKVFFASVRSGGSSQVYFMTLNRNCIMNW from the exons GGTCGGCATGTCAAGACGGGGCAGCTGGCTGCCATCAAGGTCATGGATGTCACGGAG GACGAGGAGGAAGAGATCAAACAGGAGATCAACATGCTGAAAAAGTACTCTCACCACCGCAACATCGCCACCTACTACGGAGCCTTCATCAAGAAGAGCCCCCCAGGAAACGATGACCAGCTCTGG CTGGTGATGGAGTTCTGTGGTGCTGGTTCGGTGACTGACCTGGTAAAGAACACAAAAGGCAACGCCCTGAAGGAGGACTGTATCGCCTATATCTGCAGGGAGATCCTCAGG GGTCTGGCCCATCTCCATGCCCACAAGGTGATCCATCGAGACATCAAGGGGCAGAATGTGCTGCTGACAGAGAATGCTGAGGTCAAGCTAG TGGATTTTGGGGTGAGTGCTCAGCTGGACCGCACCGTGGGCAGACGGAACACTTTCATTGGGACTCCCTACTGGATGGCTCCAGAGGTCATCGCCTGTGATGAGAACCCTGATGCCACCTATGATTACAGG AGTGATATTTGGTCTCTAGGAATCACAGCCATCGAGATGGCAGAGGGAGCCCCCC CTCTGTGTGACATGCACCCCATGCGAGCCCTCTTCCTCATTCCTCGGAACCCTCCGCCCAGGCTCAAGTCCAAGAAGTG GTCTAAGAAGTTCATTGACTTCATTGACACATGTCTCATCAAGACTTACCTGAGCCGCCCACCCACGGAGCAGCTACTGAAGTTTCCCTTCATCCGGGACCAGCCCACGGAGCGGCAGGTCCGCATCCAGCTTAAGGACCACATTGACCGATCCCGGAAGAAGCGGGGTGAGAAAG AGGAGACAGAATATGAGTACAGCGGCAGCGAGGAGGAAGATGACAGCCATGGAGAGGAAGGAGAGCCAAG CTCCATCATGAACGTGCCTGGAGAGTCGACTCTACGCCGGGAGTTTCTCCGGCTCCAGCAGGAAAATAAGAGCAACTCAGAGGCtttaaaacagcagcagcagctgcagcagcagcagcagcgagaCCCCGAGGCACACATCAAACACCTGCTGCACCAGCGGCAGCGGCGCATAGAGGAGCAGAAGGAGGAGCGGCGCCGCGTGGAGGAG CAACAGCGGCGGGAGCGGGAGCAGCGGAAGCTGCAGGAGAAGGAGCAGCAGCGGCGGCTGGAGGACATGCAGGCTCTGCGGCGGGAGGAGGAGCGGCGGCAGGCGGAGCGCGAGCAG GAATATATTCGTCACAGGCTAGAGGAGGAGCAGCGACAGCTCGAGATCCTTCAGCAACAGCTGCTCCAGGAACAGGCCCTGCTGCTG GAATACAAGCGGAAGCAGCTGGAGGAGCAGCGGCAGTCAGAACGTCTCCAGAGGcagctgcagcaggagcatgCCTACCTCAAGTCcctgcagcagcagcaacagcagcagcagcttcagaaacagcagcagcagcagctcctgcCTGGGGACAGGAAGCCCCTGTACCATTATGGTCGGGGCATGAATCCCGCTGACAAACCAGCCTGGGCCCGAGAG GTAGAAGAGAGAACAAGGATGAACAAGCAGCAGAACTCTCCCTTGGCCAAGAGCAAGCCAGGCAGCACGGGGCCTGAGCCCCCCATCCCCCAGGCCTCCCCAGGGCCCCCAGGACCCCTTTCCCAGACTCCTCCTATGCAGAGGCCGGTGGAGCCCCAGGAGGGACCGCACAAG AGCCTGGTGGCACACCGGGTCCCACTGAAGCCATATGCAGCACCTGTACCCCGATCCCAGTCCCTGCAGGACCAGCCCACCCGAAACCTGGCTGCCTTCCCAGCCTCCCATGACCCCGACCCTGCCATCCCCGCACCCACTGCCACGCCCAGTGCCCGAGGAGCTGTTATCCGCCAGAATTCAGACCCCACCTCTGAAGGACCTGGCCCCAGCCCGAATCCCCCAGCCTGGGTCCGCCCAGATAACGAGGCCCCACCCAAG GTGCCTCAGAGAACCTCATCTATCGCCACTGCCCTTAACACCAGTGGGGCCGGAGGGTCCCGGCCAGCCCAGGCAGTCCGTGCCAG TAACCCCGACCTCAGGAGGAGCGACCCTGGCTGGGAACGCTCGGACAGCGTCCTTCCAGCCTCTCACGGGCACCTCCCCCAGGCTGGCTCACTGGAGCGGAACCGCGTGGGAG CCTCCTCCAAACTGGACAGCTCCCCTGTGCTCTCCCCTGGGAATAAAGCCAAGCCCGACGACCACCGCTCACGGCCAGGCCGGCCCGCA AGCTATAAGCGAGCAATTGGTGAG GACTTTGTGTTGCTGAAAGAGCGGACTCTGGACGaggcccctcggcctcccaagaaggCCATGGACTACTCGTCGTCCAGCGAGGAGGTGGAAAGCAgtgaggaggacgaggaggaagGCGAAGGCGGGCCAGCAGAGGGGAGCAGAGATACCCCTGGGGGCCG CGATGGGGATACAGACAGCGTCAGCACCATGGTGGTCCACGACGTCGAGGAGATCACCGGGACCCAGCCCCCATACGGGGGCGGCACCATGGTGGTCCAGCGC ACCCCTGAAGAGGAGCGGAACCTGCTGCATGCTGACAGCAATGGGTACACAAACCTGCCTGACGTGGTCCAGCCCAGCCACTCACCCACCGAGAACAGCAAAGGCCAAAGCCCACCCTCGAAGGATGGGAGTGGTGAC TACCAGTCTCGTGGGCTGGTAAAGGCCCCTGGCAAGAGCTCGTTCACGATGTTTGTGGATCTAGGGATCTACCAGCCTGGAGGCAGTGGGGACAGCATCCCCATCACAG CCCTAGTGGGTGGAGAGGGCACTCGGCTCGACCAGCTGCAGTACGACGTGAGGAAGGGTTCTGTGGTCAACGTGAATCCCACCAACACCCGGGCCCACAGTGAGACCCCTGAGATCCGGAAGTACAAGAAGCGATTCAACTCCGAGATCCTCTGTGCAGCCCTTTGGG GGGTCAACCTGCTGGTGGGCACGGAGAACGGGCTGATGTTGCTGGACCGAAGTGGGCAGGGCAAGGTGTATGGACTCATTGGGCGGCGACGCTTCCAGCAGATGGATGTGCTGGAGGGGCTCAACCTGCTCATCACCATCTCAG GGAAAAGGAACAAACTGCGGGTGTATTACCTGTCCTGGCTCCGGAACAAGATTCTGCACAATGACCCAGAAGTGGAGAAGAAGCAGGGCTGGACCACCGTGGGGGACATGGAGGGCTGCGGGCACTACCGTGTCG TGAAATACGAGCGGATTAAGTTCCTGGTCATCGCCCTCAAGAGCTCCGTGGAGGTGTATGCCTGGGCCCCCAAACCCTACCACAAATTCATGGCCTTCAAG TCCTTTGCCGACCTCCCCCACCGCCCTCTGCTGGTCGACCTGACAGTAGAGGAGGGGCAGCGGCTCAAGGTCATCTATGGCTCCAGTGCTGGCTTCCATGCTGTGGATGTCGACTCGGGGAACAGCTATGACATCTACATCCCTGTGCAC ATCCAGAGCCAGATCACACCCCATGCCATCATCTTCCTCCCCAACACCGACGGCATGGAGATGCTGCTGTGCTACGAGGACGAGGGCGTCTACGTCAACACATACGGGCGCATCATTAAGGATGTGGTGCTGCAGTGGGGGGAGATGCCTACTTCTGTGG CCTACATCTGCTCCAACCAGATAATGGGCTGGGGTGAGAAAGCCATTGAGATCCGCTCTGTGGAGACGGGCCACCTCGACGGGGTCTTCATGCACAAACGAGCTCAGAGGCTCAAGTTCCTGTGTGAGCGGAATGACAAG GTGTTTTTTGCCTCAGTCCGCTCTGGGGGCAGCAGCCAAGTTTACTTCATGACTCTGAACCGTAACTGCATCATGAACTGGTGA